A genomic segment from Triticum dicoccoides isolate Atlit2015 ecotype Zavitan chromosome 1A, WEW_v2.0, whole genome shotgun sequence encodes:
- the LOC119366025 gene encoding uncharacterized protein LOC119366025 gives MLLPSPLLDDLPHPPLEEERFIAAFKLITRKRNLLIRWYRRWVELADAALHKYAQQTGAHYQLHIIYGIGSVHDEFNMDHSFHISFMAWPKDPSRAREAPVFFFAEALLSGSDFCEEDITLCCIVQPSPSEVDRCHTCLGKFQIDHPGDSESFAGGQYYIVDGISKDLDCPMTSDADYRCFNPVRDIGLVEYLDQDFARYVSISPWHRRHKEEIDVAILDYCSRIM, from the exons ATGTTGCTGCCTTCCCCACTACTAGATGATTTGCCACACCCTCCTCTTGAAGAAGAGCGGTTCATAGCGGCCTTTAAGCTCATCACCAGAAAGAGGAACCTTCTCATAAGATGGTACAGACGGTGGGTTGAATTAGCAGATGCAGCGTTGCACAAGTATGCCCAGCAAACTGGGGCACATTATCAGCTTCATATCATATATGGCATTGGTTCTGTACACGATGAGTTCAATATGGATCATTCTTTTCATATTAGTTTTATGGCGTGGCCTAAGGATCCTTCCCGTGCTAGAGAAGCTCCTGTGTTTTTCTTTGCTGAAGCACTTCTGTCTGGCTCCGACTTTTGTGAAGAGGACATCACCTTGTGCTGTATAGTGCAGCCATCACCAAGTGAAGTTG ATAGATGCCATACATGTCTCGGAAAGTTTCAAATTGACCACCCTGGTGATTCCGAGAGCTTTGCTGGTGGGCAGTACTACATCGTGGATGGAATAAGCAAAGACCTGGATTGCCCCATGACGAGTGATGCTGACTACAGATGTTTCAACCCTGTCAGGGACATTGGTTTAGTGGAGTACTTGGATCAGGATTTTGCCCGTTACGTATCGATTTCACCTTGGCATCGACGACATAAAGAAGAGATTGATGTAGCTATCTTAGATTATTGCAGCCGGATTATGTGA